The following is a genomic window from Rhodothermus sp..
AAACTGGTCCTGCCCACCGCACTTCCGGAAGCTTGCCTGCCCCTGAATTTTTTCGGCCGCACGCTGCACCGCGTTTACCTGCTGCTGGGAATGGGACAGGCTGCTACGCTACGAGAAGTGCGGGAGCTGGCGCAGGCGGTGCCTTTTCATGCGTATCTGCAGCCAGAGCAACGCTTTGCCGTACGCGCGCAGCGTCATGGCGTTCACGACTTCACTTCCATGGACGTTGCCCGCGAGGTCGGATCGGCTGTTGTCGATCGCTTGCAGACCCACACGGGGCGTCGCATTCGCGCGGACCTGGAATCGCCTGATGTGGAAGTCATGGTTGAGCTGAGCGATGACCGGCTATTGTTGCTGCTGAACACGTCAGGCCCACCGCTACATCGCCGCCATCGCCGGGTTTTTCAACACTTTGCACCGCTGCTGCCTACGCTGGCGGCTGCTCTGTTGCGTCTTTCCTCCTTTCCGCAAGCCGCTGATCTGCTCATCGATCCGATGGCTGGTGGCGGCACCATTCCGATCGAAGCAGCGCTCATGGCCCGCAACATAGCTCCCGGACTATTGTTGGCTGAAAAACAACTTGCCTGCTTTCGTCTTCCTTTTCTTGATCACACGCGCTGGCATCGGTTGCGCCAGCAGGCCGAATCCCACACGCATCGCCGTTCGCCCGTCCCAATTCTGGCAGCCGATCGCTTCACACGAAGCATTAAGGGCATGCAAGCCAATCTGGAGGCGATGGGTGTCGCGGCTGATGTAACGGTCTATGCTGGCCGGGCCGAACGTATGGCTTACCTGAACCGCCAACCACCGGGCCGTTGGACCGTGGTTACGAATCCTCCTTACGGGCTACGGCTGGGCGACCCCCGTCGCATTGATCGACTCTATCATGACTTTGCCCGAGCCTGTGCCCACCATTGCATTATGGAAGTCGTAGCGCTCACTCCTCGCCACGAAACCTGGCTCGAGGCCTTCACGCAGGCAGGCTATCGTCCCGTGCTGAAACAACCCGTACGTTACGGTCGTCTGGAGGCTTTCGCTCTACATGTGGTGGCCGCCTCCTGAATTACAGCACCGGAACCGGACAGGCGGGCCAGTATACTTCAAATGTGCTGCCTTTGCCAGGCCCTGGACTCCAGGCCCGCACCGAGCCGCCACTGGCTTCCATAATAGCGCGCACGATGGCCAGTCCGAGCCCTGATCCTGGCTTTCCTTCTGCCGAGCGTCCCCGGTAGAAGCGATCAAAGAGATGCGCTGCTTCTTCCGGGGCAAAGCCTATTCCGCTATCTGAGACGCGCAGACGAATCTGGCCGTTCAACCGATGCACCTCCAGACGCACCCGTCCGCCTGGTGGTGTATACTTGCAGGCGTTCGACAGGAGATTATCAATCACTTCATCCAGGTATTCCGGTACTACACAGACCCAGGCACTTTCGGGCAAGACGGTTTCAAAACGCAGCCCTGCCCGTTCCAATCGGTGTTGCCAGTCTTTCAGGCGAGACTGGCAGCGTTCAACCAGGTCTGTGGGACGCGCGCGCTCATGCGCGTCGGTGCGTTCCAGGCGGGCCAGATGCAGCAGACCACGGACCGTCTCCGTCATGCGCTCAACGTCGCGCAATGCCTCTTCCAGCACTTCACGGTAGTAGGCAGCCTGTCGGGGACGCCGTAGAGCCACTTCCAGCTCGCTACGCAGCGCCGAAAGGGGCGTGAGTAGCTCATGGGCGGCATTGTCTGTAAAGCGCCGTTCACGCTCCAGCGAATCGGCCAGCCGCGCCAGCAGATCATTGAAGGTCTCGGCCAGCTCCGTCAGTTCGTCCTGCACGCCGTTGGGAATGGGCAGCCGCGCCTCCAGGTTATCGGCGCCCATCTGTCGGGCTGTGGCCGTCAGCAGCGCTACTGGCTGCAGGGCTCGGCGGGCCAGCCAGTATCCCCCGGCAGCCGCTAACAACACACTCAGCACAATGCCCACGCCCAGCACCAGCCCCAGATGATGCAACTCCCGGTGCAACGACCACTCAAAGCCGGTCACCTCCAGCCAGCCAAACAGACGACCGTCTTCACGAAAGAGTGGCGTATAGCGCGTACGCGCAGGTTTCCCTTCCCACCTGTGACTGTAGACCTGCACGTCCTGAACAGGCTGCACGCGCACGGGCAACGGATCATGCCGGGCAAAGTTAGGACTCTCATAAATGACCTGACCGTCAGGGCGTAATAGACGCACATAGGTGCCATAGATTCCATCCGTCTGATATGCCACCGAGCGCAGCGTGTCGAGCGCTACAAAAACGGGAACTCCCGACCGTTCCCGTACAAACGGCATAAGCTGGCGCGTCTCATGAATCAGATGCTGGTCGAAGTCCCGATGCCGGGCCATATGAAAGGTCACATAGCTGAAGGCGGCAAATAGCCCCAGCAGCACCACCAACGTGATCACATACCAGAGCGTCAGGCGGACAGAGATAGACCAGCGATTCGGTAGGTGACGAAACCGCGTCATAGGGTTTCGGTGGCTGTAGGTTCAAGCCGCAGCGCGTAGCCAACCCCCCGAACCGTCTCAATCTGGAGGGCATGGGTAGCCTCGCCCAGTTTCTGGCGCAGCCCCGACACAGTTACATCGATCGTGTTATCACTTACGTAGAACGGATCGCCCCAGACTTGCTCGGCAATACGGGTGCGCGAAACCACTTCACCCGGATGACGCGCCAGAAAGCGCAACAGATCGTACTCCTTGGGCCGCAGTGGTAGGAGCTGGTGCCCCACACGCGCCTGGCGACGCCGCTCATTGATCTCCAGCGGCCCCAGACGAATTACGTCGGTAGCCTGCCAGACAGGCGGTCGACGTAACAACGCCCGCAAGCGCGCCAGCAATTCTTCAAAAGCAAAGGGCTTGCCCAGATAGTCGTCAGCTCCGGCATCCAACCCGGCCACCCGGTGTTCCAGGTCGTCCAGCGCCGTCAGCATCAAAATCGGCATCTGGTACCCTGCCTCTCGAAGGCGCCGCACCAGGGTTTGCCCATCCATACGGGGCAACCGCCAGTCCACGATCAGCGCATCGTAGGTACCAGCCGCC
Proteins encoded in this region:
- a CDS encoding THUMP domain-containing protein, which translates into the protein MTARVLLPPAFCQPADPWIPEPLTNPPVIACAAGFEAVVAAELKELGYTACYLKPAKLVLPTALPEACLPLNFFGRTLHRVYLLLGMGQAATLREVRELAQAVPFHAYLQPEQRFAVRAQRHGVHDFTSMDVAREVGSAVVDRLQTHTGRRIRADLESPDVEVMVELSDDRLLLLLNTSGPPLHRRHRRVFQHFAPLLPTLAAALLRLSSFPQAADLLIDPMAGGGTIPIEAALMARNIAPGLLLAEKQLACFRLPFLDHTRWHRLRQQAESHTHRRSPVPILAADRFTRSIKGMQANLEAMGVAADVTVYAGRAERMAYLNRQPPGRWTVVTNPPYGLRLGDPRRIDRLYHDFARACAHHCIMEVVALTPRHETWLEAFTQAGYRPVLKQPVRYGRLEAFALHVVAAS
- a CDS encoding ATP-binding protein; translated protein: MTRFRHLPNRWSISVRLTLWYVITLVVLLGLFAAFSYVTFHMARHRDFDQHLIHETRQLMPFVRERSGVPVFVALDTLRSVAYQTDGIYGTYVRLLRPDGQVIYESPNFARHDPLPVRVQPVQDVQVYSHRWEGKPARTRYTPLFREDGRLFGWLEVTGFEWSLHRELHHLGLVLGVGIVLSVLLAAAGGYWLARRALQPVALLTATARQMGADNLEARLPIPNGVQDELTELAETFNDLLARLADSLERERRFTDNAAHELLTPLSALRSELEVALRRPRQAAYYREVLEEALRDVERMTETVRGLLHLARLERTDAHERARPTDLVERCQSRLKDWQHRLERAGLRFETVLPESAWVCVVPEYLDEVIDNLLSNACKYTPPGGRVRLEVHRLNGQIRLRVSDSGIGFAPEEAAHLFDRFYRGRSAEGKPGSGLGLAIVRAIMEASGGSVRAWSPGPGKGSTFEVYWPACPVPVL
- a CDS encoding response regulator transcription factor translates to MLILLVEDDERLARALSRGLREEGYQVDRVADGMEAETRVAAGTYDALIVDWRLPRMDGQTLVRRLREAGYQMPILMLTALDDLEHRVAGLDAGADDYLGKPFAFEELLARLRALLRRPPVWQATDVIRLGPLEINERRRQARVGHQLLPLRPKEYDLLRFLARHPGEVVSRTRIAEQVWGDPFYVSDNTIDVTVSGLRQKLGEATHALQIETVRGVGYALRLEPTATETL